One genomic window of Hymenobacter sp. J193 includes the following:
- a CDS encoding FKBP-type peptidyl-prolyl cis-trans isomerase, protein MTRISSFRRRLLLPALLLMLGAAPATLLSSCESDYQKETEKHTAEQKVKDDEAIRAYLTKNNITNFTKTESGLYLVPITEGTGAQVVKGTSYQVKYIGQLLNGTKFDSSIDNGSPCGCFNVLVGANGVIAGWEEALLLMKIGDRKTLLIPSYLAYGARESGIIPADSPLMFDIEVLRQR, encoded by the coding sequence ATGACCCGCATTTCTTCCTTCCGTCGCCGCCTGCTCCTGCCTGCCCTGCTTTTAATGCTCGGAGCCGCCCCAGCTACGCTGCTTTCCAGCTGTGAATCTGATTATCAGAAGGAGACTGAAAAGCATACCGCCGAGCAGAAAGTCAAAGATGACGAGGCTATTCGGGCGTATCTGACGAAGAATAACATCACTAACTTCACCAAAACCGAATCGGGCCTGTACCTGGTGCCTATTACCGAAGGAACTGGCGCGCAGGTGGTAAAAGGCACCTCGTATCAAGTCAAATACATTGGGCAATTGCTCAACGGCACCAAGTTCGATTCATCCATCGATAATGGAAGCCCCTGTGGCTGTTTCAACGTGCTGGTGGGTGCCAATGGTGTAATTGCTGGCTGGGAAGAGGCCTTGCTACTGATGAAAATAGGCGACCGGAAAACATTGCTGATTCCTTCCTATCTGGCCTACGGCGCCAGAGAAAGTGGCATCATCCCCGCCGATTCTCCGTTGATGTTTGACATTGAAGTCCTAAGACAACGCTAG
- a CDS encoding FKBP-type peptidyl-prolyl cis-trans isomerase: MKHQSILWSLLLGVLPVAAYGQTAPDTLSLPTGIRYVVHTLGTGAAGRNGNTVLVHYTGFLPDGKMFESSAIEGRPVKAHLGEHDVIPGWEQVLPLLPAGTRAWVYIPAALAYGAKGVRDPDDNKRYTIPPNTDLRFELNVVRVK, encoded by the coding sequence ATGAAGCATCAGTCTATCCTGTGGAGTTTATTGCTGGGGGTGCTGCCGGTGGCCGCCTATGGCCAGACTGCGCCGGATACACTGAGTTTGCCCACGGGCATCCGCTATGTAGTACACACCCTGGGAACCGGCGCTGCGGGCCGTAATGGCAATACCGTGCTAGTGCACTACACCGGATTTCTGCCCGACGGCAAAATGTTTGAGTCGTCAGCCATAGAAGGACGGCCGGTGAAGGCCCACTTAGGCGAGCATGACGTTATTCCCGGCTGGGAACAGGTGCTGCCGCTGCTGCCCGCCGGCACCCGCGCCTGGGTGTACATTCCGGCCGCCCTGGCTTACGGCGCCAAAGGCGTGCGCGACCCCGACGACAACAAGCGCTACACCATCCCTCCCAATACCGATTTGCGCTTTGAGCTGAATGTGGTGAGGGTGAAGTAG
- the recO gene encoding DNA repair protein RecO: MLIKTRGIVLNYIRYRETSIIARVYTEQLGLQSYVVNGVRKAKPPGRIALFQPFTLLELVAYTSRQGGITRLSEFRCAEPFAAIPYDVRKSSVVLFLSEVVGRTVQEEEQNEPLFRFLHDSILRFDQQAEGFENFALEFLLQLANYLGFGAESGQEITSQVAFAGAAPNTAADTGPVALRFQEFDQYFDELLRTPAQATIPNGRVRRELLQVLIRYYQLHVEKLGEIRSLAVLSEVLAF; encoded by the coding sequence ATGCTCATCAAAACCCGCGGTATCGTCCTCAACTATATTCGCTACCGCGAAACGTCCATTATTGCCCGGGTGTATACGGAGCAGCTGGGGCTGCAGTCGTACGTGGTGAATGGGGTGCGCAAGGCCAAGCCCCCGGGCCGCATTGCGCTGTTTCAGCCGTTCACGCTGCTGGAGCTGGTGGCTTATACGTCGCGGCAGGGGGGTATTACGCGGCTGTCGGAGTTTCGGTGTGCCGAGCCGTTCGCGGCCATTCCCTACGATGTGCGCAAGAGTAGCGTGGTGCTGTTTCTCTCGGAAGTAGTGGGCCGCACGGTGCAGGAGGAAGAGCAGAATGAGCCGCTGTTCCGCTTTCTGCACGACTCCATTCTGCGCTTCGACCAGCAGGCGGAAGGCTTTGAGAACTTTGCGCTGGAGTTTCTGCTGCAGCTAGCCAATTACCTGGGCTTCGGTGCCGAATCGGGGCAGGAAATTACGTCCCAGGTAGCGTTTGCCGGTGCCGCGCCCAACACCGCCGCCGACACCGGCCCGGTAGCATTGCGCTTTCAGGAGTTCGACCAGTATTTCGATGAGCTGCTACGCACTCCGGCGCAGGCAACTATTCCAAATGGCCGCGTCCGCCGTGAGCTGCTTCAGGTGCTTATCCGCTACTACCAGCTCCACGTCGAGAAGCTGGGCGAAATTCGCTCCTTGGCCGTGCTCTCAGAAGTGCTGGCTTTTTAG
- a CDS encoding T9SS type A sorting domain-containing protein, with protein MIGGLCNWGATRSQAQGSVGYGDWQLHLPTNRALALADTGPLVYVAAEDAFFVFEKELHTTRLLSRRDGLHDVGVRTVAYDSLTQQVLVAYRNANLDVLRPNGSIRNLNDILRKQLAGNNSINQISFHARRGYLAGSFGLVVLDMDRLEVRETYSNIGPGGAAVRTYASTILGDSLYVASSAGVLRGRLTDNLLDYRNWNTDPGGGQRDGDPYRAIATQNGHVYAGLDYTNLLRFTGREWIALGALSGRAYRQLTPSRLGLLVADQEKVSVLRADGSSVSYASELVADPRAVSRGRDGRLYIADNRNGLVVSSPDKQQFENFVTNAPATASAFNILPDASGRTTVFTGGFSDRYLQTGKHEGFFEFKDGKWTNITPQNTPDRTQYPDPQDLARGVRAADGTLYAGSYANGLLEWKGLGKFRLFNPTENQPNPIISALKDNPGYARITDVAINADGEVWALNRHPEFPNRSGVHLFKPASGQWRTVPYFPGAEALDRIALDEYGNGWLTRSRTHGTGLVAVDPTTGNYRPFTESSGGLPEKGSDTYDIVKDRRGAIWIATAKGVAVYDDPSLVFTADDPGFRLPIVRRGAGSNYPALFTETVRTLAVDGGNRKWFGTDAGLWLFNEDADEALLHFTTDNSPLPSNKIVDVAVNDKTGEVFVATEAGLVAYRGSSTITEGTPACAKVFPNPVRRSFTGQVGISGLANNAIVKITDVSGLLVYQTRASGGTLTWNLLDYNGRRVQSGVYLVLSSDADGKNGCISKIAVVEQ; from the coding sequence GTGATAGGCGGGCTGTGCAACTGGGGCGCCACCCGCAGCCAAGCTCAGGGCAGCGTAGGCTACGGTGACTGGCAGCTGCACCTGCCTACCAATCGTGCCCTGGCCCTGGCCGACACCGGCCCGCTGGTATACGTAGCGGCCGAGGACGCTTTCTTCGTGTTCGAGAAGGAGCTGCACACCACCCGCCTGCTTTCCCGCCGCGACGGCCTGCACGACGTGGGCGTGCGCACCGTGGCCTACGATTCGCTGACGCAGCAGGTGCTGGTGGCCTACCGCAACGCTAACCTCGACGTGCTGCGCCCCAACGGCTCCATCCGCAACCTCAACGATATCCTGCGCAAGCAGCTGGCGGGCAATAATAGCATCAACCAGATTTCTTTTCATGCCAGGCGCGGCTACCTCGCCGGCAGCTTTGGCTTGGTAGTGCTGGATATGGACCGGCTGGAAGTGCGCGAAACGTATTCCAACATCGGGCCGGGCGGTGCGGCCGTGCGCACGTACGCCTCCACTATCCTGGGCGACTCGCTGTACGTGGCCTCTTCGGCCGGCGTGCTGCGGGGCCGCCTCACCGATAACCTGCTCGACTACCGCAACTGGAATACCGACCCCGGCGGCGGCCAGCGCGACGGCGACCCGTACCGCGCCATAGCCACCCAGAATGGCCACGTATACGCCGGCCTCGACTACACCAACCTGCTGCGCTTCACCGGCCGCGAGTGGATAGCCTTGGGGGCGCTGTCGGGCAGGGCCTACCGGCAGCTGACGCCTTCGCGCCTGGGCTTGCTCGTGGCAGATCAGGAGAAAGTATCGGTGCTGCGGGCCGATGGCTCCAGCGTCAGTTACGCATCGGAACTGGTAGCCGACCCGCGCGCCGTTTCGCGCGGGCGCGACGGCCGCCTGTACATTGCCGATAACCGCAACGGCCTGGTGGTATCTTCGCCGGACAAGCAGCAGTTCGAGAACTTTGTGACCAATGCGCCCGCTACGGCCAGCGCCTTCAACATCCTGCCCGATGCCAGCGGCCGGACGACAGTTTTCACGGGGGGATTTTCTGACCGTTACCTGCAAACGGGCAAGCACGAGGGCTTTTTCGAGTTCAAGGATGGGAAGTGGACGAACATCACGCCCCAAAATACCCCGGATCGGACGCAGTACCCCGACCCGCAGGACCTGGCCCGGGGAGTCCGCGCGGCGGACGGCACACTGTATGCGGGCAGCTACGCCAATGGCCTGCTGGAGTGGAAGGGCCTGGGCAAGTTCCGGCTCTTCAACCCCACCGAAAACCAGCCCAATCCCATCATTAGCGCCCTGAAGGATAACCCTGGGTATGCCCGTATCACGGATGTGGCCATCAACGCCGACGGTGAGGTATGGGCGCTGAACCGACATCCGGAGTTTCCTAACAGATCGGGTGTGCACCTTTTCAAGCCGGCTTCCGGGCAGTGGCGCACAGTGCCGTATTTTCCCGGGGCCGAGGCGCTGGACCGCATTGCCCTGGACGAGTACGGCAATGGCTGGCTTACCCGCTCGCGTACCCACGGTACCGGCCTCGTGGCCGTAGACCCCACTACCGGTAACTACCGCCCGTTCACCGAAAGCTCGGGCGGGCTGCCCGAGAAAGGCAGTGACACCTACGACATTGTGAAAGACCGGCGCGGCGCCATCTGGATAGCTACGGCCAAAGGCGTGGCCGTGTACGACGACCCCAGCCTGGTGTTCACGGCCGATGACCCCGGCTTCCGACTGCCCATCGTGCGGCGTGGGGCGGGCAGCAACTACCCGGCTTTGTTTACCGAAACCGTGCGCACCCTGGCCGTGGACGGCGGCAACCGCAAGTGGTTCGGCACCGATGCCGGCCTCTGGCTTTTCAATGAAGATGCCGACGAGGCTTTGCTGCACTTTACCACCGACAACAGCCCGCTGCCCTCCAACAAAATCGTGGATGTGGCCGTGAACGACAAAACCGGGGAGGTTTTCGTGGCCACGGAGGCCGGCCTGGTAGCGTACCGGGGCTCGTCCACCATCACGGAAGGCACACCGGCCTGCGCCAAGGTGTTTCCGAACCCGGTGCGCCGCAGCTTTACCGGGCAGGTGGGTATTTCGGGCCTGGCCAACAACGCCATCGTCAAGATTACGGACGTAAGCGGCCTGCTGGTGTACCAGACGCGGGCCAGCGGCGGTACCCTCACCTGGAACCTGCTGGACTACAACGGCCGCCGCGTGCAGTCGGGCGTGTACCTGGTGCTCAGCTCCGATGCCGACGGCAAAAACGGCTGCATCAGCAAAATTGCCGTAGTTGAACAATAA